Proteins encoded within one genomic window of Marinobacter halotolerans:
- the pgl gene encoding 6-phosphogluconolactonase, with protein sequence MRTHDLHLPETVEPHFFNSPDEAAVALADAVARHLSERLLIAPRASLVVSGGSTPVPFFEALRDKTLDWPRIDVLLADERWVPEDDKASNTRLVKESLLQGPAAEANYLPLKASGETPADGLEAVKANLGDLHLPLDVLVLGMGNDGHTASLFPDAPELDRAMDPDSGEIVAPMTPPSQKEKRISLTLSALKQAGFTALHLKGDDKLETLQAACSDLEEVREMPVRAFLKPGLQIYWSA encoded by the coding sequence ATGAGGACGCATGATCTGCATCTGCCGGAGACGGTAGAGCCGCATTTTTTCAACAGCCCTGATGAAGCCGCAGTAGCCCTGGCGGATGCGGTTGCCCGGCATCTTTCCGAGCGCTTGTTGATCGCCCCTCGAGCCAGTCTGGTGGTCTCGGGTGGCTCCACACCAGTGCCGTTCTTCGAGGCCCTGCGTGACAAGACACTGGACTGGCCCAGAATCGACGTGCTTCTGGCCGATGAGCGCTGGGTGCCGGAGGACGACAAAGCCAGCAACACCCGTCTGGTGAAGGAGAGCCTGTTACAGGGCCCGGCGGCGGAAGCGAATTACCTGCCGCTCAAGGCATCCGGGGAAACGCCGGCCGATGGGCTGGAGGCGGTGAAAGCAAACCTGGGTGATCTGCACCTGCCCCTGGACGTGTTGGTGCTGGGTATGGGCAATGATGGCCATACCGCGTCGCTGTTTCCCGATGCGCCGGAGCTTGACCGCGCCATGGACCCGGATTCTGGAGAGATTGTCGCGCCCATGACGCCTCCGTCCCAAAAGGAGAAGCGGATCAGCCTTACGCTCAGTGCTCTGAAGCAGGCCGGATTCACCGCGCTGCATCTGAAAGGTGATGACAAGCTTGAGACGCTGCAGGCTGCCTGCAGCGATTTGGAAGAGGTCCGGGAAATGCCAGTGCGCGCTTTTCTCAAACCCGGCCTGCAGATCTACTGGAGCGCCTGA
- a CDS encoding bifunctional 4-hydroxy-2-oxoglutarate aldolase/2-dehydro-3-deoxy-phosphogluconate aldolase → MHQLSDYHRNRVRDVLAASPLVPVITINHPDDALPLCRALVDGGIRVLEITLRTPHGLKAIEQIRKAIPEAWVGAGTVTSIAQYRQVESAGAQFVITPGVTEAILEFGVTSEASLLPGISTISELMIGHNLGYREFKFFPAEVAGGIPALKALAGPFPDVTFCPTGGIRRNTAKDYLALDNVAAVGGTWLTPGDLVAAGDWDQISEIVRGSLADL, encoded by the coding sequence ATGCATCAGCTGTCGGATTACCATCGCAACCGCGTCCGCGACGTTCTTGCCGCGTCGCCCCTGGTACCGGTAATAACCATTAATCATCCGGATGACGCTTTGCCACTTTGCCGGGCGTTGGTGGATGGCGGTATTCGTGTTCTGGAGATCACTTTGCGCACGCCCCATGGCCTCAAGGCCATTGAGCAGATCAGGAAGGCGATACCTGAGGCCTGGGTGGGGGCAGGTACGGTAACCAGCATCGCCCAGTATCGTCAGGTGGAATCAGCTGGTGCCCAGTTTGTAATCACGCCTGGCGTCACCGAGGCCATTCTGGAATTCGGCGTGACTTCTGAAGCATCCCTACTGCCGGGAATCTCGACCATTTCCGAACTGATGATCGGCCACAACCTCGGCTACCGTGAATTCAAGTTTTTCCCGGCTGAGGTCGCTGGCGGTATTCCTGCTCTGAAAGCCCTCGCTGGCCCATTTCCGGACGTGACCTTCTGCCCGACCGGTGGAATCCGGCGTAATACGGCTAAAGACTACCTGGCCCTTGATAATGTCGCGGCGGTTGGCGGTACCTGGCTGACGCCGGGAGATCTGGTTGCTGCGGGTGACTGGGATCAGATTTCGGAGATTGTTAGGGGGAGCTTGGCTGACCTATGA